From the genome of Methylocystis heyeri:
GGTCTTGGAGCGAGGTTTCTGCAAGGCCTCATATGGTTTAAGACCGCAAAAATAATTTTGCCGCGCGCTTGACCCGGGAACGCCCCATTCGGCGCCTCAGCTCAGCCAGTGCATCGAAGCGCCGACGAGCAGGACGACGCCGATGAAGGCCCGGTAGGCCACGAAGGGCCAGGCCGAAAAGCGCTCCAGAATGTGCATCAGGCTCCAGATCGCGGCGAAGGCCGAGATCGAAGCGATGACCAGCCCCACCGCAAGCACCGACCAGCCGTGGGCGTCGAGGTGCGCCTTCGCCAGCTTGAACAGTTCATATACGCCGCCGCCGGCGATGGCCGGCAGCCCGAGGAGGAAAGAAAACCGGGCGGCTTCCTCGCGCTTGAGATCGAGAAACAGCGCCGCGGTCAAAGTCGAGCCCGACCGCGAGACGCCGGGGATCAGGGCGCCGGTCTGCGCCAGGCCCACGATCAGCGCGTCCTTGAGAGAGATGTGCTCCAACGAGCGGGTGTGATTGCAATAGAGCTCGGCCAGGGCGAGGAGCGCGGCCATGACGATGCAGGCGATGCCGATCACCGGGAGGGTGCGCAAGGGCGAACCGCAGGCGTTCAGCGTGTGCGACAGTGCGAGGCCGCCGAGCACCACGGGCAAGGACGCCAGGGCGATCCAGACCGCGAAACGAAAGGTCCAGTCATTGAAGTCGCGGCGCTTGACCGCGTCGATGGTTCCAAAGACCAGTCCGCGCACGTCGCTCCAGAAATAGGTCACGACGGCGGCGAGGGCGGCGAGCTGCATGGCCGCCGAAAAGGCCGAGCCGGGGTCGTTCCAGCCGAACAGCGCAGGCACGATCCGCATATGCGCCGTCGAGGAAATCGGAAGCAGTTCGGAGATTCCCTGCACGACGCCGAGAACCGCAACCTTCATGTAGCCGAGGTCGACGAAGCCGGTGTCGAGACCCTGAGTGCAAGCGCTCGCCATATTGATTTTCCTGCCGCGGTTGGACGTCCTTCAGGCGCAACGAATCGCCGAGGATGCTTAACAAAGCCTTGTCTCAGACCCCGGCCCCTACCGCAATCGACCTTGCCGGGAGCGCGTTTTTTTCTGGCCGGCCTGATATTCATCGCCTTGGAGACGCCGCAGTGCTTCTTTCTATTTGCCGGGAAGACGCGCCCGAATCGCGGATTCGGCGAGAAACTACGACCCTGGGAAACGAAATGGATAAAAAGATCATCGGCTTGATGGGAGCGGTCGCCGCTCTCGCGCCCGCTGCAGCGGCGCAGGCCGCCACGGTTCGAGACGTGGCGCAGCTCATGCGTGCAAATTCTTACGCCGAGTTGTTGGCGCCCATCCCCAACGCGGCAGCCGTGCTCAAAGCGGCCGACGAGCTGGCCGCGGGCAACCGGGCGTCAGAGGGCCCGCGCCCCGAGGTCGCGCAATGGTGGGGCGCCGAGCCGCAATACCACCACCATCATCATCACCACCACCATCACTATCGCTATCGGGACAGGGACGAGTATTCAGATCCCTATTACCATCATCACCATCATCACCATCATCACCACCACCACAATTATTATTATAACCCTTACCCCTACTGAGAGCCCTCGCTCCCGGAAATGTCGTCAGGAGCATCGGAAGGCCTCGCTTCCGATGCGCTCGGCGCCTCGTGCATCGGACAGCGCGACGGCAGCTTGCGCGCCGCGCCGTAGAGACGGCGATAGGTGGCGTCGAACACCGTATTCGAAGCGGACAGCCATGTGCTGTCCGCGCCGAGCGTGGCGCGGCTTTCGTAAATGCGGCGCGATTGCAGCTCTCTTTCGGCGGCTTCCTCTTCGCTCATCGGAACCAGCTCGAATTCCGATTCCTCGGGAATCGCCACGATCTGGGCCATTGGTTCTCCCGGCCGGAAAATATGGAAGCGCCCCTCCGGCGGCGCCTTGAAGACCATGAAGAACATCATCGGCCACCAGTTGCGCAGCAGGGCCGGAACGGCGAGCGGCGTCGTATCGGTGGGGTCGGTGAAGAAACGTGGATGGGGTTCGATCTTGAGGGCGAGGCCGGGCTCGACCTTCAGATCGAGCAGCAACTGGTAGGTGTAATAGGCGTCGCCGCCGAACGGCCTGAAGGGCGGCCACTGGCGATCGCCATCCGGCGGCGGCCCGAAATCGCCTTCGAAATGCAGGCGCCCTTCCTTGACGCCGACGCGCAGTTCATTGTCGTAAGGATAGAATATCTCGATCCCATATTGCGCGGCCTCGCTGAAGGGCGTGCAATGCCAGGGATGTTCGCGCGAGCCGTCGGCGCGCGGCTCGGCTTCGCCGGACCAGCCCGGAATCTGCATTTTGGTGCGGCGCGGCCGCAGCCGCGGATCGGTCATGCGGTATTTGACGCGGTGCATCGGCGTCTCTCCCCGAACCCTGCGCCTTGAAAAGGGTCGGCGGCGGCGCTCGGGTCCTTGTTTGATCGTGTTTTCTTCAAGCGAAGCGGCATCCGCTTCGCTTGAAAACACTTTCGCTGGCGCCGCCGGCCGCGATCTTACTGGACGCTTCGCTCGATTATATGGGCGAGATCCGTCATGATGGCGTTGAGGTCGAAATTTTTGGGCGTGTAGACCGCTGCGACGCCGCTGTCGCGCAGCAGCTTTTCATCCGCGGGCGGAATGATGCCGCCGACCACGAGCGGAACCCCGTCGAGCCCTTCCTCTTTCATCAGCCGCATCACCTCATGGGCGAGCGTCACATGAGAGCCGGAAAGGATCGAGAGGCCGACGCAATGCGCGCCCTCTTTCTTGGCGGTGTCCACCAGCTCCTTGGGCGTCGAGCGGATGCCGGCGTAGATGACGTCGAAGCCGGCGTCGCGCGCGCGGACCGCGATCTGCTCGGCCCCGTTGGAGTGGCCGTCGAGGCCGGGCTTGCCGACCAGGAACTTGGCGCGCTTGCCGATCTTCTGCGAGACGCGCTCCACTTCGCCGCGCACCGTATCGAGCTGGCCGCCGACCTGACGGGCGGTCGAGGAAACGCCGGTGGGCGCGCGGTATTCGCCGAACACGCCGCGCAGCACGCCGCCCCATTCGCCGGTCGTGACGCCGGCCCTGGCCGCCGCGATGGAGGGCTCCACCATGTTGCGGCCTTCCTTGGCCGCGCGGGAGAGTTCTTCCAGCGCCGCCTGCGCCGCCTTGGCGTCGCGCTGGGCGCGCCAGGCCTGCAGCCGGGCGATCTGCTCGGCTTCCACATGCTCCGGCACCACCATGATGGCGTCGCCGCTGGAGGCGAGCGGCGACGGTTCGGTGGAGGTGAATTTATTGACGCCGACGACGATCTGCTCGCCGGCCTCGATCGATTCGAGACGCGCGGTGTTGGACTCGACCAGCTTCGATTTCATGTAGCCGATCTCGACCGCCGCCGCGGCGCCGCCGAGCTCGTCGATCTTCTTCAATTCGGCCAGAGCCTCTTCCTTCAGCTCGGCGACCTTGCGGGCGATCTCGGGATTGCCGTCGAAGATGTCGCCATATTCCAGAAGGTCGGTCTCA
Proteins encoded in this window:
- a CDS encoding protein meaA; protein product: MTDAATPRRDKPWMFRTYAGHSTAEASNRLYRSNLAKGQTGLSIAFDLPTQTGYDSDHLLSRGEVGKVGVPVSHLGDMRTLFDGIPLAEMNTSMTINATAVWLMALYIAAAEEQGAPRAKLQGTTQNDIIKEYLSRGSYVFPPKQSLRLTQDLILFATKECPKFNPMNVCSYHLQEAGATPAQELAYALATAVAILDGVKASGLSDEDFGQVVGRISFFVNAGMRFVTELSKMRAFVELWNEITEQRYGVKDEKLRRFRYGVQVNSLGLTEQQPENNVYRILIEMLAVVLSKNARARAVQLPAWNEALGLPRPFDQQWSLRMQQIMAYETDLLEYGDIFDGNPEIARKVAELKEEALAELKKIDELGGAAAAVEIGYMKSKLVESNTARLESIEAGEQIVVGVNKFTSTEPSPLASSGDAIMVVPEHVEAEQIARLQAWRAQRDAKAAQAALEELSRAAKEGRNMVEPSIAAARAGVTTGEWGGVLRGVFGEYRAPTGVSSTARQVGGQLDTVRGEVERVSQKIGKRAKFLVGKPGLDGHSNGAEQIAVRARDAGFDVIYAGIRSTPKELVDTAKKEGAHCVGLSILSGSHVTLAHEVMRLMKEEGLDGVPLVVGGIIPPADEKLLRDSGVAAVYTPKNFDLNAIMTDLAHIIERSVQ
- the uppP gene encoding undecaprenyl-diphosphatase UppP, whose product is MASACTQGLDTGFVDLGYMKVAVLGVVQGISELLPISSTAHMRIVPALFGWNDPGSAFSAAMQLAALAAVVTYFWSDVRGLVFGTIDAVKRRDFNDWTFRFAVWIALASLPVVLGGLALSHTLNACGSPLRTLPVIGIACIVMAALLALAELYCNHTRSLEHISLKDALIVGLAQTGALIPGVSRSGSTLTAALFLDLKREEAARFSFLLGLPAIAGGGVYELFKLAKAHLDAHGWSVLAVGLVIASISAFAAIWSLMHILERFSAWPFVAYRAFIGVVLLVGASMHWLS